A genomic segment from Saimiri boliviensis isolate mSaiBol1 chromosome 14, mSaiBol1.pri, whole genome shotgun sequence encodes:
- the ZNF580 gene encoding zinc finger protein 580, with protein sequence MLLLPPRPPHPRSSSPEAMDPPPPKAPPFPKAEGPSSTPSSAAGPRPPRLGRHLLIDANGVPYTYTVQLEEEPRGPPQREAPPGEPGPRKGYSCPECARVFASPLRLQSHRVSHSDLKPFTCGACGKAFKRSSHLSRHRATHRARAGPPHTCPLCPRRFQDAAELAQHVRLH encoded by the coding sequence atgctgctgctgccgccgcggCCACCCCACCCTCGGTCCTCCTCTCCGGAGGCCATGGACCCACCGCCCCCCAAGGCTCCCCCTTTTCCCAAGGCGGAAGGCCCCTCCTCCACGCCTTCCTCGGCGGCGGGGCCCCGACCCCCGCGGCTGGGCCGCCATCTCCTCATCGACGCCAATGGGGTCCCCTACACATACACGGTGCAGCTGGAGGAGGAGCCCCGGGGCCCGCCCCAGCGCGAGGCGCCCCCAGGAGAGCCCGGCCCTCGCAAGGGCTACAGCTGCCCGGAGTGCGCCCGTGTCTTTGCCAGCCCCCTGCGGCTGCAGAGCCACCGCGTGTCGCACTCGGACCTCAAGCCCTTCACGTGCGGCGCCTGCGGCAAGGCCTTCAAGCGCTCCAGCCACCTGTCGCGGCATCGCGCCACGCACCGCGCCCGCGCCGGGCCGCCGCACACCTGCCCGCTCTGCCCACGCCGCTTCCAGGACGCCGCGGAGCTGGCGCAGCACGTGCGCCTCCACTAA